A window of Planctomycetota bacterium contains these coding sequences:
- a CDS encoding DinB family protein: MSMIDDLVLAPTRQNWKLNGDYAAALVEGLDESHKVAQPPGTFARPVNHPGWILAHLNAYHPLIAGLLRGKTPEDPIDHPYGRKSQVLLDADAYPSMTELVESFTSGHADVTAALGETSEAILSREMPIVRFRERFPLVGSCLAYLVVRHESLHLGQLSTWRRTMGLAPTATS; the protein is encoded by the coding sequence ATGAGCATGATCGATGACCTCGTCCTCGCACCGACGCGGCAGAACTGGAAGCTCAACGGCGACTACGCCGCCGCCCTCGTCGAAGGGCTCGACGAGTCGCACAAGGTGGCCCAGCCGCCCGGCACGTTCGCGAGGCCCGTCAACCATCCGGGCTGGATCCTGGCCCACCTGAACGCGTATCACCCGCTGATCGCCGGGCTGCTGCGTGGCAAGACGCCGGAAGACCCGATCGATCATCCGTACGGCCGCAAGTCGCAGGTGTTGCTCGATGCCGACGCGTACCCGTCGATGACGGAGCTGGTCGAGTCATTCACGTCGGGCCATGCCGACGTGACAGCGGCGCTGGGCGAGACATCGGAAGCGATCCTGTCGCGTGAGATGCCGATCGTTCGTTTCCGCGAGCGGTTCCCGCTGGTCGGGTCGTGCCTGGCGTACCTCGTGGTGCGTCACGAATCGCTGCACCTCGGGCAGCTCTCAACGTGGCGTCGCACGATGGGCCTCGCCCCGACCGCGACGTCGTAA
- a CDS encoding agmatine deiminase family protein produces the protein MSPAPRELDFRFPPEWALHDATWMSFPRPDGQSFPGRYDRVLPNLTNVIRTIARFETVRINVPDRTWAQKVRDLVGSVDVETIEIPTNEPWCRDHGPAFVVDDEGELAVANWRYNAWGGKYPPWEDDDAVPKRIAEHLGLRLFEPGIVMEGGAVDFDGRGSILTTRDCLLNPNRNGNLNIYDVEGYLLDFYGQERVHWLTGGIAGDDTDGHVDDLARFIDPNTIVVGVEDNPSDVNHAATTSAYEQCRQLGYDVVQLPMPGPVEIEGERMPATYVNFSFVNGGLVVPTYGHDNDDRCLAILRERLPGREVVGVDCSELIWGLGAVHCLTQQQPRPESWKEQA, from the coding sequence ATGTCCCCCGCACCGCGCGAGCTCGACTTCCGCTTCCCACCGGAGTGGGCGCTCCACGACGCGACGTGGATGAGCTTCCCGCGCCCGGACGGACAGAGCTTTCCCGGTCGCTACGACCGAGTCCTTCCGAACCTCACGAACGTGATCCGGACGATCGCGCGATTCGAGACGGTGCGGATCAACGTCCCGGACAGAACTTGGGCACAGAAAGTCCGCGACCTCGTCGGAAGCGTCGACGTCGAGACGATCGAGATCCCGACGAATGAGCCGTGGTGCCGAGACCACGGGCCTGCGTTCGTGGTGGACGACGAAGGGGAGCTTGCCGTCGCGAACTGGCGCTACAACGCGTGGGGCGGGAAGTATCCGCCATGGGAGGACGACGACGCGGTACCGAAACGCATCGCAGAACACCTCGGCCTGCGGCTCTTTGAGCCGGGCATCGTCATGGAAGGCGGAGCGGTCGACTTCGACGGCCGAGGCTCAATCCTCACCACACGCGACTGCCTCCTCAACCCCAACCGCAACGGGAACCTCAACATCTACGACGTCGAAGGCTACCTCCTCGACTTCTACGGTCAGGAACGCGTTCACTGGCTCACCGGCGGCATCGCGGGAGACGACACCGACGGGCACGTCGACGACCTCGCTCGCTTCATTGATCCGAACACCATCGTCGTCGGCGTCGAGGACAACCCGTCCGACGTGAACCACGCCGCGACCACCTCGGCCTACGAACAGTGCCGACAGCTCGGGTACGACGTCGTCCAACTTCCCATGCCCGGCCCGGTCGAGATCGAAGGCGAACGCATGCCCGCGACCTACGTCAATTTCAGCTTCGTCAACGGCGGGCTCGTCGTCCCGACGTACGGGCACGACAACGACGACCGCTGCCTCGCGATCCTGCGGGAACGCCTGCCGGGTCGAGAGGTCGTGGGCGTCGATTGCTCCGAGCTGATCTGGGGACTCGGGGCGGTGCACTGCCTGACGCAGCAGCAGCCGAGGCCGGAAAGCTGGAAGGAGCAAGCTTGA
- a CDS encoding mechanosensitive ion channel family protein has protein sequence MSLFRLLAVAVALTLATPALSQEPATADEQAPAVEETASGLTVTELPDATDVPADVDPDAFLLMLKPLDAEELDAVAEAWKGRLEQLTREVAELRLASLDATGDVKMLLVEEATQRTFARDQVGDRLGDVLAALEAKGGDPSDRLAYLDAVTATDFDPFDFEALWPAIKAWLLNPNGGIAIGLAILYFLVILILAWFVAKILSGIVRKALGGVKGASQLLKDFLAGLVRKIVMVVGFVVALSFLGVNIAPLVAAIGAAGLVVGLALQGTLSNFASGILILLYRPYDVGDVINAGGVTGKVDAMSLVSTTVITPDNQKIVAPNNSIWGDTITNITGLPTRRVDMTFGVGYGDDLDKVMETLAQVCSEHEQVLDDPAPVIKVTGHGDSAVDVICRPWVKTEDYWGVYWDFHKTVKQKFDAAGINIPFPQRDVHMITA, from the coding sequence ATGTCCCTTTTCCGACTTCTTGCCGTTGCCGTCGCGCTGACGCTCGCGACGCCCGCCTTGTCCCAGGAGCCCGCGACCGCCGACGAGCAGGCTCCAGCCGTTGAGGAAACGGCTTCCGGCCTTACCGTCACCGAGCTGCCGGATGCGACGGACGTGCCGGCGGATGTCGATCCGGACGCGTTTCTGCTGATGCTCAAGCCGCTCGACGCCGAAGAGCTCGACGCGGTCGCCGAGGCGTGGAAGGGACGACTCGAACAGCTGACCCGCGAGGTGGCCGAGCTGCGTCTGGCGTCGCTGGACGCGACCGGCGACGTGAAGATGCTACTTGTCGAGGAGGCAACCCAGCGCACGTTCGCTCGCGATCAGGTCGGCGATCGGCTCGGCGACGTCCTGGCCGCGCTCGAAGCCAAGGGAGGCGATCCGAGTGACCGTCTCGCTTACCTCGACGCGGTGACGGCGACCGACTTCGACCCATTTGACTTCGAAGCACTTTGGCCGGCGATCAAGGCATGGCTGCTCAACCCAAATGGCGGGATCGCGATCGGTCTGGCGATCCTCTACTTCCTGGTCATCCTGATTCTGGCGTGGTTCGTCGCCAAGATCCTCAGCGGCATCGTCCGCAAGGCCCTCGGCGGTGTGAAGGGGGCGAGCCAACTGCTCAAGGACTTCCTGGCCGGGCTGGTTCGCAAGATCGTCATGGTGGTGGGCTTTGTGGTCGCACTCAGCTTCCTGGGCGTGAACATCGCGCCGCTGGTCGCCGCGATCGGTGCGGCCGGCCTGGTGGTCGGCCTGGCGTTGCAGGGGACGCTCAGCAACTTTGCCAGCGGCATCCTGATCCTGCTCTACCGCCCCTACGACGTCGGCGACGTCATCAACGCGGGCGGCGTAACGGGCAAGGTCGACGCGATGAGCCTCGTCTCCACGACAGTCATCACGCCCGACAACCAGAAGATTGTCGCCCCCAACAACAGCATCTGGGGCGACACCATCACCAACATCACGGGCCTCCCGACACGACGCGTCGACATGACCTTCGGCGTCGGGTACGGCGACGATCTGGACAAGGTGATGGAGACGCTCGCCCAGGTGTGCAGCGAGCACGAACAGGTGCTCGATGACCCGGCGCCCGTCATCAAGGTGACCGGCCACGGCGACTCCGCCGTCGACGTCATTTGCCGCCCGTGGGTCAAGACCGAGGATTACTGGGGCGTCTACTGGGACTTCCACAAGACCGTCAAACAGAAGTTCGACGCCGCCGGCATCAACATCCCGTTCCCGCAGCGCGATGTGCACATGATCACAGCGTGA
- a CDS encoding hemolysin III family protein, producing the protein MSDEATTYHSNAEERANVATHGVGAVFALVGLVAAAFATLGDGTLRLVTVVVFCSTMLLTYVASTGFHLAVGRAVKQRWRLLDHASIYLLIAGTYTPIMLVAVGGAWGWSITAAIWTMAAAGVVMKVALVGKYDQFEKLDTGLYVAMGWTCVVAIVPIWNALSPVGMTLLVLGGAAYTAGVPFFLWEKLRHNHAIWHVFVLAGSAAHFGAVWTDVVAR; encoded by the coding sequence ATGTCCGACGAGGCGACTACGTACCACTCGAACGCGGAGGAACGCGCCAACGTCGCAACGCATGGCGTCGGTGCGGTCTTCGCCCTGGTCGGACTCGTGGCAGCCGCGTTCGCCACGCTGGGCGATGGCACGCTGCGGCTGGTCACCGTCGTCGTCTTCTGCTCGACGATGCTGCTGACGTACGTCGCCAGCACAGGCTTTCACCTGGCCGTCGGCCGGGCGGTGAAGCAGCGGTGGCGGCTGCTGGACCACGCGTCGATCTACCTGCTCATCGCCGGGACGTACACGCCGATCATGCTCGTCGCGGTCGGCGGGGCGTGGGGTTGGTCGATCACCGCGGCGATCTGGACGATGGCCGCGGCGGGCGTGGTCATGAAGGTCGCGCTCGTCGGCAAGTACGACCAGTTCGAGAAGCTCGACACCGGCCTGTACGTCGCGATGGGCTGGACCTGCGTCGTCGCCATCGTCCCGATTTGGAACGCGCTGTCGCCAGTCGGCATGACGCTGCTCGTCCTCGGCGGTGCGGCCTACACCGCGGGCGTGCCGTTCTTCCTCTGGGAGAAGCTGCGCCACAACCACGCCATCTGGCACGTCTTCGTCCTCGCCGGCAGCGCCGCGCACTTCGGGGCGGTGTGGACGGATGTCGTCGCACGCTGA
- a CDS encoding FAD-dependent oxidoreductase, with protein MSEFDFDVFLVGAGQTNVPLAPKLCGDGHRVGLAEKEHFGGSCVNFGCMPSKAVHASARVAHLARNGQDWGVEVGEVRPVLTDVLARARVWTEKARHHIRKSFETSGVQLYQGHARLADRHGDGFIVTVGDERVTAGRVVLDPGSRTALPDVEGLAEANPITSESWLDRDDVGRRLVMLGGGYIGVEMAQFYQRMGHEVTLVQHSDRILRHEDDDMAGLIVEALEGEGVRFLFGRKTTKVEPDGDGWRVQFDHGDPVSCDTIFAATGRHPNTSDLGLEQIGVETGERGAIETDDVGRVAGVDNLYVCGDARGGPAFTHTAHDDHHILLGHLREERDPGGSADRSQRLVPWAVFTDPELGRVGKSEKDAPGATIITVPMKANDRARVTGEGVGQVKLVLDPDDPNGKLLGACIVGPQAGELIHAFIMLMHLDKPLASILDAVFVHPTLFEVVHQAVDKWHKQQSS; from the coding sequence GTGAGCGAATTCGACTTCGACGTCTTCCTCGTAGGAGCCGGGCAGACGAACGTGCCGCTGGCGCCGAAGCTGTGCGGCGACGGGCATCGCGTCGGGCTCGCGGAGAAGGAGCACTTCGGCGGGTCGTGCGTCAACTTCGGCTGCATGCCGAGCAAGGCCGTCCACGCCTCGGCCCGCGTCGCCCACCTCGCACGCAACGGCCAAGACTGGGGCGTCGAGGTCGGCGAGGTTCGGCCGGTGCTGACGGACGTGCTGGCCCGCGCCCGCGTCTGGACCGAGAAGGCCCGACACCACATCCGCAAGAGCTTCGAGACGAGCGGCGTGCAGCTGTACCAAGGCCACGCGCGGCTTGCCGATCGGCATGGCGACGGCTTCATCGTGACCGTCGGCGACGAGCGTGTCACGGCTGGGCGCGTCGTCCTCGACCCCGGCAGCCGAACCGCCCTGCCGGACGTCGAAGGCCTGGCCGAGGCGAACCCGATCACGAGCGAAAGCTGGCTCGACCGCGACGACGTCGGCCGGCGACTCGTCATGCTCGGCGGCGGGTACATCGGCGTGGAAATGGCCCAGTTCTACCAACGAATGGGCCATGAGGTGACACTCGTCCAGCACAGCGATCGCATCCTTCGGCACGAAGACGACGACATGGCAGGGCTCATCGTCGAAGCCCTCGAAGGCGAAGGCGTGCGATTTCTCTTCGGCCGGAAGACGACCAAAGTCGAGCCGGACGGCGACGGGTGGCGTGTGCAATTCGACCACGGCGATCCGGTGTCGTGCGACACGATCTTCGCCGCGACGGGCAGGCACCCGAACACGAGCGACCTCGGCCTCGAGCAGATCGGCGTCGAGACGGGCGAGCGCGGCGCGATCGAGACCGACGACGTCGGGCGGGTCGCGGGCGTCGACAACCTTTACGTCTGCGGCGACGCCCGCGGCGGGCCGGCCTTCACGCACACTGCGCACGACGACCACCACATCCTCCTCGGCCACCTCCGCGAAGAGCGCGACCCCGGCGGCAGTGCCGACCGCTCCCAACGCCTCGTGCCCTGGGCCGTCTTCACCGATCCCGAGCTCGGCCGCGTCGGCAAGTCGGAAAAGGACGCACCCGGTGCCACGATCATCACCGTCCCAATGAAGGCCAACGACCGAGCCCGCGTCACCGGCGAGGGCGTCGGCCAGGTGAAGCTCGTCCTCGACCCGGACGATCCCAACGGCAAGTTGCTGGGCGCCTGCATCGTCGGGCCGCAAGCGGGCGAGCTGATCCACGCGTTCATCATGCTCATGCACCTGGACAAGCCGCTGGCGTCGATCCTGGACGCGGTGTTCGTTCACCCGACGCTCTTCGAGGTCGTCCACCAGGCTGTCGACAAGTGGCACAAGCAGCAGTCGTCGTGA
- the rimO gene encoding 30S ribosomal protein S12 methylthiotransferase RimO: MPATASEIESVAFVSLGCAKNLVDSERMLGLLAADGIAVTPDHDEADAIVINTCGFLEASKTESMAEINAAIDLKEAGKVKRVVVAGCLVQRHKTKLLADAPGIDKLVGVFDRDHIVQAVRGERNGDDDHYLGKYHAVTRSGSATTSSVASTPAEAILNKQAAGKRGMRLPTFEDDRARLRLTPRHFAYLRMSEGCNQGCGFCTIPSIRGPMRSKPVDHILAEGQELAADGAVELLLIGQDTTSYGTDIGWFGQGKGLAGLLKTLDRDLPADVAWVRLMYAYPSCFTDEMIDALASCRRIVPYVDMPLQHINTDVLARMRRKVDRELTTTLVDKLHDRVPGLALRTTFITGTPGETEAEHQELVDWIAEGHFEHVGVFEYSPEPGTPMGRMDGQIGAETKTCRYGELMEAQQRVVFERNASRVGQTVEVIIDASQGQADDGTLVYAGRTTGQAPDIDSVTYVASKDELHAGQIVDVTISDYQHYDLVGEPKRSTARGLPVLAKSL, from the coding sequence ATGCCAGCGACCGCCTCCGAGATCGAAAGCGTCGCCTTCGTCAGCCTCGGCTGCGCGAAGAATTTGGTCGATTCGGAGCGCATGTTGGGCCTTTTGGCGGCCGATGGGATTGCCGTCACGCCTGATCACGACGAGGCCGATGCGATCGTCATCAACACTTGCGGCTTCCTGGAGGCCAGCAAGACCGAATCGATGGCCGAGATCAACGCGGCGATCGATTTGAAAGAGGCGGGCAAGGTCAAGCGCGTGGTGGTCGCGGGATGTTTGGTGCAGCGGCACAAGACCAAGCTGCTGGCCGACGCGCCGGGCATCGACAAGCTGGTGGGTGTCTTCGACCGCGACCACATCGTCCAGGCCGTCCGCGGCGAGCGAAACGGCGATGATGATCACTACCTCGGCAAGTACCACGCCGTGACGCGATCGGGCTCGGCGACGACGAGCAGCGTCGCATCGACGCCGGCAGAGGCCATCCTGAACAAGCAAGCCGCCGGCAAGCGTGGCATGCGCCTGCCGACGTTCGAGGACGATCGGGCCCGGCTCCGACTCACGCCGCGGCACTTCGCGTACCTGCGGATGAGCGAGGGCTGCAACCAGGGCTGCGGCTTCTGCACGATCCCCAGCATCCGCGGCCCGATGCGGAGCAAGCCGGTCGACCACATTTTGGCTGAAGGTCAGGAACTCGCCGCCGACGGGGCGGTAGAGCTTTTGCTGATCGGGCAGGACACGACCAGCTATGGCACCGACATCGGTTGGTTCGGCCAGGGCAAAGGGCTCGCCGGTCTCCTCAAAACCCTCGACCGCGACCTGCCGGCCGACGTGGCGTGGGTCAGGCTGATGTACGCCTACCCGTCGTGTTTCACCGACGAGATGATCGACGCGCTCGCCTCATGTCGGCGGATCGTGCCGTACGTCGACATGCCGCTTCAGCACATCAACACCGACGTGCTGGCTCGCATGCGCCGCAAGGTCGACCGTGAGCTGACGACCACGCTCGTCGACAAGCTGCACGACCGCGTTCCGGGGCTGGCTTTGCGGACGACCTTCATCACCGGCACCCCCGGCGAAACCGAGGCCGAGCACCAGGAACTCGTCGACTGGATCGCCGAGGGGCACTTCGAGCACGTGGGCGTCTTCGAGTACTCCCCCGAGCCCGGCACCCCGATGGGCCGCATGGATGGGCAAATCGGCGCCGAGACGAAGACGTGTCGCTACGGGGAACTGATGGAAGCCCAGCAGCGGGTTGTCTTCGAGCGCAATGCATCACGCGTCGGTCAGACGGTCGAGGTCATCATCGACGCCTCCCAGGGACAAGCCGACGACGGGACGCTGGTCTACGCCGGTCGAACGACCGGTCAGGCTCCGGACATCGACAGCGTCACCTACGTCGCGAGCAAGGACGAACTGCACGCGGGTCAGATCGTCGACGTGACGATTTCGGACTACCAGCACTATGACTTGGTTGGGGAGCCGAAGCGGTCAACGGCGCGGGGGCTTCCGGTGCTGGCAAAGTCACTTTAG
- the acpS gene encoding holo-ACP synthase, whose amino-acid sequence MKLEGQKVLGHGIDLVEVEAIASLLERHAERFCERCFTPDEVAYCRRSQKRAAEHFAVRFAAKEAVFKALGTGRRHGMAWTDVAVHRLPTGEPKIVLTGVAAEFAAERGIASWSVSLSHTHRTAAASVVALG is encoded by the coding sequence TTGAAGCTTGAAGGCCAGAAGGTGCTCGGGCACGGGATCGATCTCGTCGAGGTCGAGGCGATTGCGTCGCTGCTGGAGCGGCATGCGGAGCGGTTCTGCGAGCGTTGCTTCACGCCGGACGAGGTCGCCTATTGCCGGCGCAGCCAGAAGCGGGCGGCGGAGCATTTTGCTGTTCGGTTCGCGGCGAAGGAGGCCGTGTTCAAGGCGCTGGGCACCGGGCGTCGGCATGGGATGGCGTGGACGGACGTCGCGGTCCATCGGTTGCCGACGGGCGAGCCGAAGATCGTGTTGACAGGCGTTGCTGCGGAGTTTGCGGCAGAGCGTGGGATTGCGTCGTGGTCGGTGTCGTTGTCGCACACGCATCGGACAGCTGCTGCGAGTGTCGTGGCGCTGGGATGA